The following proteins are co-located in the Dromiciops gliroides isolate mDroGli1 chromosome 2, mDroGli1.pri, whole genome shotgun sequence genome:
- the SSTR1 gene encoding somatostatin receptor type 1: MFPNDTDSFPASSSSSSPSSSSGGPGPGSIAPEGTEEPGRNASQNGTLSEGQGSAILISFIYSVVCLVGLCGNSMVIYVILRYAKMKTATNIYILNLAIADELLMLSVPFLVTSTLLHHWPFGALLCRLVLSVDAVNMFTSIYCLTVLSVDRYVAVVHPIKAARYRRPTVAKVVNLGVWVLSLVVILPIIVFSRTAANSDGTVACNMLMPEPAQSWLVGFVLYTFLMGFLLPVGAICLCYVLIIAKIRMVALKAGWQQRKRSERKITLMVMMVVMVFVICWMPFYVVQLVNVFAEQDDATVSQLSVILGYANSCANPILYGFLSDNFKRSFQRILCLSWMENTEEPLDYYATALKSRGYSVEDYQPDNVESRGVYGNGTCTSRISTL, translated from the coding sequence ATGTTTCCCAACGATACTGACTCGTTCCCTGCCTCCTCATCTAGCAGCAGCCCCAGCAGTAGCAGCGGCGGCCCTGGCCCAGGGTCCATCGCTCCTGAGGGCACGGAGGAGCCAGGGCGCAACGCTAGTCAGAATGGGACCTTGAGCGAGGGGCAAGGGAGCGCCATCCTCATATCCTTTATCTATTCCGTGGTTTGTCTTGTGGGGCTCTGCGGCAACTCCATGGTTATCTATGTGATCTTGCGCTACGCCAAAATGAAGACCGCCACCAATATCTACATCCTGAACCTGGCCATCGCGGACGAGCTGCTCATGCTGAGCGTCCCCTTCCTAGTCACCTCCACGCTGCTGCACCACTGGCCCTTCGGCGCGCTGCTCTGCCGCCTGGTGCTCAGCGTGGACGCAGTCAACATGTTCACTAGTATCTATTGCCTAACTGTGCTCAGCGTGGACCGCTATGTGGCTGTGGTGCACCCCATCAAGGCGGCCCGCTACCGTCGGCCCACAGTGGCTAAGGTGGTGAACCTGGGGGTGTGGGTGCTCTCGCTGGTGGTCATCCTGCCTATCATCGTCTTCTCCCGCACGGCTGCCAATAGTGATGGCACAGTGGCCTGCAATATGCTTATGCCAGAGCCTGCTCAGAGCTGGCTTGTAGGTTTCGTCCTGTATACTTTCCTCATGGGCTTTCTCCTCCCAGTCGGGGCCATCTGTTTGTGCTATGTGCTCATCATTGCCAAGATACGCATGGTAGCCCTTAAAGCCGGCTGGCAACAACGCAAGCGCTCAGAGCGCAAAATCAccttgatggtgatgatggtggtcaTGGTCTTTGTCATCTGCTGGATGCCCTTCTATGTGGTACAACTGGTTAATGTCTTTGCTGAACAGGATGATGCCACTGTGAGCCAGCTCTCGGTTATCCTGGGCTATGCTAACAGCTGTGCTAACCCTATCCTCTACGGTTTCCTCTCCGACAACTTCAAGCGCTCTTTCCAGCGCATCCTTTGCCTTAGCTGGATGGAAAACACAGAGGAACCGCTTGACTACTACGCCACCGCCCTCAAAAGTCGGGGCTACAGCGTGGAGGACTACCAACCAGATAACGTGGAGTCCAGAGGCGTCTATGGCAACGGAACCTGCACCTCCAGGATTAGCACCCTTTGA